TCATCACTAAGAAAGTGCTTATTGCAAGCGGACTGAATACGATTGATTATTCATATATTTTGCCGTCGGATTTGACGACGGGAAGGAAACACTGTATTAAAAAGGTAAGGGATGTGCTTGAATTTCCCATTATAATAAAGCCATCCAACCTTGGTAGCAGTATTGGGATATCCGTTTGTGAAAATGATAATCAGCTGTGGGAAGGGATATCTGTTGCCGCAGAATTCGACAGGCGTATTTTGTGTGAAAGGGCGCTGGTTGATATGACTGAGGTTAATATTTCGGTGATGGGAGACGAAGAAAAGGTCAGGCTGTCAAAGCTTGAAAGCCCTGAACATTATTCAAAGTTTTTGACCTTTGAACAAAAGTACTTAGTTAACAAAAAGTCGCAAAGAAAGCCTGCTCAGGTGAGTGATGAACAAAAAGAATATATCGAAAGCTCGGCAAGAAAAATCTGGGAGCTACTTGGCGGAAGAGGAGTTATTCGGATAGATTATATGATAGACAACAGCTCAGGCAAAGTTTTTGTAAATGAGGTTAATACAATTCCGGGGTCTTTGAGCAACTATCTTTGGAAAAAAGACGGCATAAGCGGCTTTGAGCTGACCGGCAGCCTTATTGAAACGGCAATTTGCTCAAAACAGAAAGATAACGAACTGAACAAAGTGTTTTCATCCAATGTTTTGCAAAATTTCAGGGAAGGAGCGAAGGCACTTAAAAAATAACTCTTTTTAATTTACTTTTTTGTCTTAAATGTGATATTATATTATATAAGAGAAAGCTTTAGTTGTCACTTAAGTTTTTTCTTGAGTAAACTAAAGGAAAAACTTTAGTCAACCGAATTTTCTTGTGTTCTTAAATAATTGCAGGAATTTTTTGGTTTTTGATTTGGGAGGGAAGGATTATGTCAAAAAATAGTAATATTTTAAAGTTTAGAAAGCCCGCCGGCCTTTGGGGGGCTTTATGGCGTGAGGGTCTCGTAACAGGTTCGGGCACGGTGGGGGCCGTTGTTTTGGGCGGAGCTGGACGCGAAAAAATAACACTTAACCACAGCGATTTGTTTGTCGGAGGCTACACAGGCGTGCTGCCGGATGTTTCTGACAAGGTTAAGGCACTCAAAAACGCCATTGAAGGGGCCAACTATTCGGGAGCCGAAAAGATGCTGACTGAGGCACTTAGTGCAAAAAACTATCATCCCAAGCTGTCGTCTCCGTTTCCGCTTTGTGATTTTAACATAGACATGCCCATAAAAGAGGGTGTGAGGGAATACTTTAGGAGCATAGACCTTGAAAATGCTGAAGTTAATGTATCATTTAAGGATGATGGCACCAAGTTTGACAGAAACCTGTTTGTGTCAAGAGTAAATAACATTGTATGCTTTCAAATCACCAAAAGCGGCAGTAGAGATATTGACTGTACGCTGAGTTTGGGTTTGCATGACATTTTTAACAACCGGACAAAAGCGGGGCTTGTGGCTACTCCTGATTATTTTGAGGTTAAGGCTGAGCGCGGGAACATAATGTTCAGCGCCCGAAGTGAGGATGGCACTGACTATGGAGCGGTGGCAAGGGTTCAGCATTTTGGCGGTAGCATGGAAAGTGCGGGTGAAAAGATAGCGATAAGCGGCGCTGACAGGGTGCTTGTTTTTATAAAACTCTTTGTAAACAGCCAGAAAGAGAAGGAATTTGTAGAAATTAAAGAAGAGCTTGGCGCGATTAAACTTAATTATGACAAGCTGATGAAAGAGCACGCAAACCTACACTATAAGCTATATAGCGCAAGCGAACTGTCATTGCATTACCGCGAGGACGACGAGTTTGTTGACGATTTGGTTTTAAAGACTGTAAACGGTAATCTGACCGCTGCGCTGGCTCAAAAACTTTATAACTTTGGAAAATATCTGCTGATTTGTTCAACATCACCTGAGGGTAAGCCTTGTGCGCCTTATGGGTTGTTTAATGGCGACTATAAGGCGGAGGATAGTACGCGCAATAACTACTTACAGACCCAAAGACTGTATAACTTGGCGTTTGGGGCGGGAATTTCGCATATGCTGCTTCCGCTGTTTAACTATTATCAGACAAATATGGATGATTATAAAAAGAATGCCATGAGATTGTTTAACTGTAACGGTGTGTTTATTCCATCGCTTGAGTCTCCTGCATCAGGGCTTCCGGGAGCAACCGACTCAAAGGTTATACTTAACTTTAATGTGGCGGCGCTGATTTGTCAGATGATTTATGATTATTATATCCGCACTGAAAATAACAAGCTTATCAAAGACTTTGGAGCTGAGTTTATTATAGAAACTGCGAAATTTTATGAGGATTTGCTTAAAGTCAACAAAACTACCAATATGTTTGAGTCTCCCATAGGACTCTCGCCTTTTAGTGTTCCGCTTAATGTCAGCGGCAAAAACAACGAGCTTATGGTGGCCAGCAACTGTACTATAGATTTTGTATGCGCAAAGCAAGTGTTTGGTATATTGCTTGAACTTAAGAAAGTTGCAAACCTTAGCGAAGAGGATATCCAAAAATATGAGAACCTTCTTGCGAAGGTGCCGGATATCGCGGTTGACAATGAAGGTATTATAAAAGAGTATATTTCAAAAATATTTGAAACCAACAATAATAATCCGCATATTCCGCACTTGTTCCCGTATAATGTAGGTTCACTGTCACTTACTTCTAAGCGTGATTTTGAAAAGCTGGTTGCGGGCACAGCCAAACTTAGGTTTAATAATTCTAAATCTGACTGCACTGCGGGCACGCTTATCGATATTGCTGTGGCGCTTGCCACTGTAGGGGATGGCGGCGCAGCTTTTGAGGTGCTGGGTAGCCTCACTCAGAGTTTTGTGACCAACAACCTTGTTTTTGCCGAAACAGACACTCGTGGTATGGGTATTGGAAAGGCTGATAATTGGGCAACTTATTCAATTGACAAAAATACTGCCTTTACGCTGTCGCTTCAAAATATGTTTATAACTTCTAACAAATTGGGTATATCGTTGTTCCGAAATCTTCCGCATGAACTTAGCAAGGGCAGTCTTTCGGGGTTTGTTCTGGGGGAAGGTCTCAGGGCTGATATTGACTTTAATGTCAAACGCGGAAGCTTGAAACTGAAGTTAAAATCTTTGACAAAGGATGTTGACACGGAGCTGTCGCTGCCAGAGGGGGCAAAAAAGGTTAAGGGTGTGATACCCGAACAGCTGGATCTTGAGAACAAGCTGGTGAAGAACATTAAGATTGCTGCCGGAAAAACTGTTGCGTTTACCATTAAGTGGGCAAACAAAACAAAATAAAAGGCATCATTGCTACCCGTACTATGCACTGACTATGGCATTTTGCGGCTACTAACTTTAAACGCAACTTGTTTGGATATAAAAAAATAAAATACCGCTGTTTGGCGGTATTTTTTATTGAGTGTACTTCATTTGAGTGTTTATTTTATGCCACAGTCATATCAAGCACAGGGGGCTCCTCTTTTATAATTTAAGTGAAAATATAAATATATCACTCTCACCCTGTGACTTTACAAAGTCCAGGGTATTGCTATGGGTCTGAACAAACAAGATGTTGTCTGTGAGAAGAACCTTTTGTGGGACAGTGTCGCCAAATATGCTGGCAGTGGGAACAAGTGTATAAATATCCTGCAAAGTCACCATCGAAATAATACCTGAAAGGCTGATGAAGCGGTTTTGATATTCATCGGCCGTAATAATTGTCTGGGTTTTTGATATAATATCGCCATGTAAGCACAAAAAATAAAGATAATTTACAGTATCCTTTGTCAAAACGGCATAGCCTGTATCCGAACGCATTATTTCGATGTTGTTGTTTGCGGCGGGGATTATCGTTACAAAATCTATAGTGTTTGCGTTTATTTTTGTAATTACAAGCTCAACTGAGTTTCGTGTAATTAAAATTTCACCGTTAAGCGCAATTTTGACGAGGGTAGTGTCAAGAAACTGTAAGTCTAGAGTGAGCATACCGTTTATTAGAGTATATTTTGATATATCCTTGTTTTGTTTTGTAAAGAATACAACTTCGCCGCTGCACTCAAAGATATTAACAATATCTCCTTCAAATGTATATGTTTTTGTTGCGGGATAGGTGGTTATGTTGCGCTCGTCAAACAGATATAGCGTGTCGCTTGCAATGATATGTTTTATAGAATGCACAGGGTTTGTTGTTATGTTGAGGCTGACATCTATCAAAATAAGAAAACTGTCTCCGTTTGCGCTTGCTACCACTGCAATATTGCCTCCGGAAACTGTGCTGTCTGCATAAGTATAATTACCCAGATTTTTTATGTCGGTGATAATACCGGTTTTGCTGAGTCGGGCTATTATTAGTCCGTTTGTGTTGAGGTATTCAAAATCACCGTCTAGTGAAGTGGTTTTAAAAAGCACAAAATAATAAGTCCCAAGCGTATGGGCGGCAAGCAACGTTTCACTGCCGGTTGAACCTAGACTGTTTATAAAATTTATGTCGGGATTGCTTGTGTGCCATGGGGACTTGGGTTCAAAAACAGGTTCGCCCTGCTGAGAATCGGCAATGATGCTGTCTTGTTTAGTGAAGTTTATATATAAAAACGATAAAAATACCAGCACAAAAACAAAACCCATAAACAAACCGATTTTAAGAATTTGGTTTGGCATTCTAACACCTCCAAAGGGTAGAGGTATTATAGCACTGCTTAAAGCGTTTGTGAGTGGGTTTTCAAAACTAGTGAAAAACTTAGTTTTTTGTGCATTTTATTATCTCTTGGTATATCTTTTTACATGCGTCCTCATATTCCGGCATATTTTTGATGAGCTTGTCACGGTTCTTAACCAGATTATCTATTTCCACAAAAAATGTTTTTGGGGTAAGTTCCTGCTGCGGCAAAACATGGGCTACGCCCATCTGCTCACATCTTTTGGCGTTTTCAATTTGGTCGCCTCTTGAGGCATTTTTGCCAAGTGGGATAAGTAGCATTGGTTTTTTTAGAGCCAGAAACTCGGAAATAGCTCCGGCACCGGCACGGCTTATGACACATGAACTTATAGCAAAAAGGTCTTGAATATTCTGCACATACTCAAACTGAGTGTAGTTTTTGTGCGTTTTCTCTTCGTTCTTCTCTTTGCCGGTTATGTGGATTATATTATACTTTTCACAAAGAGTGTCAAGGGTCTGATATACTACGTCATTTAGACTTTTTGCTCCCATTGAGCCGCCTATAATAAGCAGGATAGGAAGACCTTTTTGAATATTACACATTTTATATCCCACCTCAGCACTGCCGCACAATATTTGAGCACGTATAGGCTGACCTGTGTAAACACACTTCTTTTTTGTGTGGCCTTCAAAGCTTAGACACATAGTCTTGCAATATCTGTATATTATTTTATTTCCAAGCCCCATAGTTATATCAGACTCATGACTTATGACGGGGATTTTAAGATGATGGGCTGCAATACATACAGGGACTGCCACAAAACCGCCCTTACTAAAAACTATATTAGGCTTTATTTGTTTGAGTATTTTTTTGGATACAGAAATGGCTTTTATGAGACCAAACGGCAGACAGAGATTTTTGAGAAGATTGCCTCTGTCAAGCTTGGGTGCATGGACAGTAAAGAACTCAACCTCAGGGTAATTTTTTAGAATATCCCGTTCAATTCCGCTGCCGCCGATATAATAAATTTTGGAAAATGCTTTTTTAATATATGGCAACAGACTTATGCTGGGTATTACGTGCCCGCCGCTTCCGCCGCCGGTCAAAACTATTTTCATAAATGCTCCTTTTTGAGTTAGTATATGCCCAATTTACTTAAGTTAAGCATGAGTTTTGGGTGTTATGGCTGCATATTAATGCGCATATATGCATACTTATACAATCATTTTTTATTATACGTCGTTTGAGCCCGAAAATACGCAGTTTTTATGCATAAAATTATTAGGAAAAATCTTTGAAATGTGCTAAAATAGATGTATAGAGAATAGTTTTGGAGGTGTGTCTTGGGTAAATCTTATGACGCTAAGGATATAGTGGTTTTGGAGGGTTTGGCAGCAGTGCGGCTGCGACCCGGAATGTATATAGGAGGCACGGGCAGCAAAGGGGTGCACCATATTCTGTGGGAAATCGTTGACAACAGTATGGATGAAATTGCCAACGGACACGGAAACCAAATATCTGTGACACTGCACAAAGATGGCAGTGCCACCGTTGAAGATGATGGGCGGGGTATCCCCGTTGACCCTCATCCCACGCTTAAAATTTCTGGTGCGGAGGTTGTATTTACGCAGCTTCATGCAGGCGGAAAGTTTGACAGTTCAAACTATAGTTATTCGGGCGGGCTTCACGGTGTGGGCGCATCTGTTACCAATGCACTTAGCTCATGGCTTAAGGCTACTGTATATCGCAACAAAAAGATTTATGAAATAGATTTTGCGTCAGTTGCTGATGCCAACGGTAATGTCAAGGGTGGAGTTGTTCAAAATCCTCTTCATGAGGTTGGCGTGTGTCCGGCAAACAAAACGGGCACAAGGGTTACGTTTATGCCTGACCCCACAATTTTTATGAACAGCGTTTTAAACTCGGACACAATAAGAAGAAGGCTTAGGGAGCTTGCCTTTTTAAACAAGGGTGTTGAAATAAACTTTATAGACGAAAAAGAAGGTCAGACTCACAACTACAAATTTGATGGTGGACTTGCTGACTTTGTTGAGTATTTAAATGAATCAAAGACCACGCTGTTTAGGCCTGCTGTGAGCATAGAGGGCGAGGCTCAGGGAATTAAGCTTTCCGCCGCTCTTCAATATACCGACAGTTATGCCGAAACGGTGATTTCGTATGTAAATAATATTCCTACAAGCGAGGGCGGAACTCACGAGGTGGGCTTTAAGACAGCTCTTACTAAGGTTATGAACGACTGCGCCCGAAAGTTGGGATTTTTGAAGGATAAAGAGCTTAACCTTATGGGTGAGGACTTCCGTGAGGGTATTACTCTCATTTTTGCAATAAAGATGCAGAATATTCAATTTGAAGGCCAGACAAAAACAAAGCTCGGCAACCCCGAGGTTAAGGCCAAGGTTGAAGTTATTGTAAATAACGAATTACCTAAAGCCTTTGAAAGCAAAGAAGGGCAGAAGATTTTTGAACAGATTATCGAAAAAGCCAAGGGTGCTGCCCGCGTGAGACTTGCCGCTAAAAAAGCTAAGGAAGTGGCCAGACAGAAGAACAGCATTGAAAGCTCCAGCCTTATAGGCAAGCTTGCAAACTGCTCCAGCCGAAAGCCTGAACAAAACGAATTATTTATTGTTGAGGGTGACAGTGCAGGCGGCAGCGCAAAACAGGCACGCGACCGAAGCTTTCAGGCGATACTTCCGCTTAAAGGAAAGCCGCTGAATGCTGAAAAGAAGCGTCTTGACCAAGTGCTTGCTAATGAGGAAATCCGAACAATTATAGCGGCCCTCGGCACCGGTGTGGGTGAGGATTTTGACATTGATTATCTGAAATATCATAAAATTATCATTTTGTCAGATGCCGACCAAGACGGCGCGCACATACGCGCTATTCTTCTTACCTTCTTTTATAGATATATGAAGGAGCTTTTATATAACGGAAATATATATATAGGCCTGCCTCCGCTTTATAAGGTCAGCAAGAAGGATACTATTGAATATGTTTATTCCGACAAGGAATTGCCCGAAGCTACCGAGAGAGTAGGTCGAGGATATGCTATTCAGCGGTATAAAGGGCTTGGTGAAATGAACCCCGATCAGTTGTGGGAAACGACTATGGACCCGAGCAGGCGTACGCTTGTGCGTGTAGGTGTTGATGACGCCGCTAATGCTGAGGAAATGGTAACCGTTCTTATGGGCGATGATATTGAAAGCCGAAAGGAATATATAAGTACATACGTAAACTTTAATAAGGTGGATATGCTTTCTAAGATTGTTGAAAAGTAAGTTGACGATTGAATAAATACCCGTTCACTAGGGCTTCGGCCACTGTGTGGCCTGCAGACTTGTTCACGGATATTTATTCAATCGCCTTGAAGAGAAAAAGGCGAGTATTTAATGTTGTAGGAGATATATGTCGGACGAAGAACTGCCAAAAAATAATGACCCGATTGACGGTCAGATAGGAATAGAAGAGATGGCCTTGCCCCCTTTAGATGAGGACGAGACCGGCTTTATGGAGCCTATCAGCGGACAGATAGGGTTGGAGGAGCTAACATATGCCGAGTTTGTGGACGACAAGGATGAGCAGCGGCAGATTGAAGAGGGGGCTTTTGAACAGGAAATAGAACAGACGCAAGAAGAGGAAGAGCTGGTTGAGGATATGCTTGAACAGCAGCAGGATAGAACTGATAGGGCAGAGGCAGAAGAGGCCGCCCAACAGCAAGAGATTTTGGAAGAAGAGGAGCCTTTTGAGGAAGAGCCCGCAGCAGAGTACATAGAACAAGTTACGAGGCAAGATGCTGATATCAAAGAAGAAACTGCTGTGGAACAGGAAAATATAGAAGAAACAGAAGAGCCTGAGCAGATGGCTAAACTTGAAGATGAGACAAGGGAAGAAACGGCTGAGAAAGCGGATGAACCTGAAAAGGTTATAGAAAAAGAAAAAATAGTAAGAAAAACGCAAATAAGTATATCGAAAGCAGTGAATACAATAAAAATAAGCGCACAAAAGCAAGAAGCTATAAACAAACCTATAGAACAGGGGGTTAGTGAGTTGACAGAAAAAGACGAAATTGAGATGAATAACGCCGAAGAAGGGGACAAAGTTTCACAGATGGAAGAGCTTGTTGGGGCTGACGAAGAAACAGCCGCAAATAACGAAGAAGTTGAACATCAGAGCTTTGACTTTGCCGAGGATGAG
The Christensenellaceae bacterium DNA segment above includes these coding regions:
- a CDS encoding DNA gyrase subunit B, whose product is MGKSYDAKDIVVLEGLAAVRLRPGMYIGGTGSKGVHHILWEIVDNSMDEIANGHGNQISVTLHKDGSATVEDDGRGIPVDPHPTLKISGAEVVFTQLHAGGKFDSSNYSYSGGLHGVGASVTNALSSWLKATVYRNKKIYEIDFASVADANGNVKGGVVQNPLHEVGVCPANKTGTRVTFMPDPTIFMNSVLNSDTIRRRLRELAFLNKGVEINFIDEKEGQTHNYKFDGGLADFVEYLNESKTTLFRPAVSIEGEAQGIKLSAALQYTDSYAETVISYVNNIPTSEGGTHEVGFKTALTKVMNDCARKLGFLKDKELNLMGEDFREGITLIFAIKMQNIQFEGQTKTKLGNPEVKAKVEVIVNNELPKAFESKEGQKIFEQIIEKAKGAARVRLAAKKAKEVARQKNSIESSSLIGKLANCSSRKPEQNELFIVEGDSAGGSAKQARDRSFQAILPLKGKPLNAEKKRLDQVLANEEIRTIIAALGTGVGEDFDIDYLKYHKIIILSDADQDGAHIRAILLTFFYRYMKELLYNGNIYIGLPPLYKVSKKDTIEYVYSDKELPEATERVGRGYAIQRYKGLGEMNPDQLWETTMDPSRRTLVRVGVDDAANAEEMVTVLMGDDIESRKEYISTYVNFNKVDMLSKIVEK
- a CDS encoding UDP-N-acetylglucosamine--N-acetylmuramyl-(pentapeptide) pyrophosphoryl-undecaprenol N-acetylglucosamine transferase; this encodes MKIVLTGGGSGGHVIPSISLLPYIKKAFSKIYYIGGSGIERDILKNYPEVEFFTVHAPKLDRGNLLKNLCLPFGLIKAISVSKKILKQIKPNIVFSKGGFVAVPVCIAAHHLKIPVISHESDITMGLGNKIIYRYCKTMCLSFEGHTKKKCVYTGQPIRAQILCGSAEVGYKMCNIQKGLPILLIIGGSMGAKSLNDVVYQTLDTLCEKYNIIHITGKEKNEEKTHKNYTQFEYVQNIQDLFAISSCVISRAGAGAISEFLALKKPMLLIPLGKNASRGDQIENAKRCEQMGVAHVLPQQELTPKTFFVEIDNLVKNRDKLIKNMPEYEDACKKIYQEIIKCTKN
- a CDS encoding D-alanine--D-alanine ligase yields the protein MKKNVLVIFGGRSVEHDISVITGVQIINSVDAARYNVYPIYTTAEGEWFFSEDFYDINKLKDFDKTAKNVIRVGLVSGQKGLFKLKRKTLKKLCEIDCALFAVHGGSGENGALQGLFECLDIPYTSPGVLFSAVCMDKIITKKVLIASGLNTIDYSYILPSDLTTGRKHCIKKVRDVLEFPIIIKPSNLGSSIGISVCENDNQLWEGISVAAEFDRRILCERALVDMTEVNISVMGDEEKVRLSKLESPEHYSKFLTFEQKYLVNKKSQRKPAQVSDEQKEYIESSARKIWELLGGRGVIRIDYMIDNSSGKVFVNEVNTIPGSLSNYLWKKDGISGFELTGSLIETAICSKQKDNELNKVFSSNVLQNFREGAKALKK
- a CDS encoding glycoside hydrolase N-terminal domain-containing protein, which encodes MSKNSNILKFRKPAGLWGALWREGLVTGSGTVGAVVLGGAGREKITLNHSDLFVGGYTGVLPDVSDKVKALKNAIEGANYSGAEKMLTEALSAKNYHPKLSSPFPLCDFNIDMPIKEGVREYFRSIDLENAEVNVSFKDDGTKFDRNLFVSRVNNIVCFQITKSGSRDIDCTLSLGLHDIFNNRTKAGLVATPDYFEVKAERGNIMFSARSEDGTDYGAVARVQHFGGSMESAGEKIAISGADRVLVFIKLFVNSQKEKEFVEIKEELGAIKLNYDKLMKEHANLHYKLYSASELSLHYREDDEFVDDLVLKTVNGNLTAALAQKLYNFGKYLLICSTSPEGKPCAPYGLFNGDYKAEDSTRNNYLQTQRLYNLAFGAGISHMLLPLFNYYQTNMDDYKKNAMRLFNCNGVFIPSLESPASGLPGATDSKVILNFNVAALICQMIYDYYIRTENNKLIKDFGAEFIIETAKFYEDLLKVNKTTNMFESPIGLSPFSVPLNVSGKNNELMVASNCTIDFVCAKQVFGILLELKKVANLSEEDIQKYENLLAKVPDIAVDNEGIIKEYISKIFETNNNNPHIPHLFPYNVGSLSLTSKRDFEKLVAGTAKLRFNNSKSDCTAGTLIDIAVALATVGDGGAAFEVLGSLTQSFVTNNLVFAETDTRGMGIGKADNWATYSIDKNTAFTLSLQNMFITSNKLGISLFRNLPHELSKGSLSGFVLGEGLRADIDFNVKRGSLKLKLKSLTKDVDTELSLPEGAKKVKGVIPEQLDLENKLVKNIKIAAGKTVAFTIKWANKTK